The Mesorhizobium koreense genome includes a window with the following:
- a CDS encoding LysE family translocator: protein MSLAFLLTSLIVVVAPGAGVLYTLSAGLSRGARASVFAAFGCTLGILPHMAAAITGLAALLYASSVAFEALKILGCIYLLYMAWNTLRETGALNIEGRTAPGSGLRIVLRGILINILNPKLSLFFFAFLPQFVNAGAPDALPRMLELNLVFMLMTLVVFVAYGVFAAAVRNHIVSRPRVLAWMRRSFAAVFVLLGAKLALAER from the coding sequence ATGTCGCTTGCCTTCCTCCTCACTTCCCTGATCGTCGTCGTCGCGCCGGGCGCCGGTGTGCTCTATACGCTCTCGGCCGGGCTTTCGCGCGGCGCGCGGGCAAGCGTCTTCGCCGCCTTCGGCTGCACGCTCGGCATCCTGCCGCACATGGCGGCCGCCATCACCGGGCTTGCCGCCCTGCTCTATGCCAGTTCGGTCGCGTTCGAGGCGCTGAAAATCCTCGGCTGCATCTATCTGCTCTACATGGCCTGGAACACGCTGAGGGAGACCGGCGCCCTCAATATCGAAGGTCGAACCGCACCGGGTTCGGGGCTCCGGATCGTCCTGCGTGGCATCCTCATCAATATCCTGAACCCGAAGCTCTCGCTCTTCTTCTTCGCGTTCCTGCCGCAATTCGTGAATGCCGGCGCACCCGACGCGCTGCCGCGGATGCTTGAACTCAACCTCGTATTCATGCTGATGACCCTCGTCGTGTTCGTCGCATACGGCGTCTTTGCCGCGGCGGTCAGGAACCATATCGTTTCGCGGCCGCGCGTGCTCGCCTGGATGCGTCGGAGCTTTGCTGCCGTGTTCGTCCTGCTCGGCGCGAAGCTGGCTTTGGCCGAGCGCTGA
- a CDS encoding acetyl/propionyl/methylcrotonyl-CoA carboxylase subunit alpha, protein MFQKILIANRGEIACRVIRTARSMGIATVAVYSDADAGALHVSMADEAIHIGPSAVGESYLKGDRIIEAAQKTGAEAIHPGYGFLSENPDFVDQVTAAGLVFIGPSSSSIRAMGLKDAAKRLMEKAGVPVVPGYHGEAQEIVVLASKAREIGYPVLIKARAGGGGKGMRRVDDPDRFAEELAAARREAKAAFGDDRVLVEKYVEKPRHIEIQVFGDNHGGAVHLFERDCSAQRRHQKVIEEAPAPGMTPEMRKAMTEAAVKAAKAIKYSGAGTIEFIVDASDGLKPDRFWFMEMNTRLQVEHPVTEMVTGLDLVEWQLRVAAGEKLPKIQKEITLSGHAFEARIYAEDASKGFLPAIGTLHHLRFPDHTESGTVRIETGVREGDAISPYYDPMIAKLVVYGENREAALGALADALDHVRIAGSVTNTPFLAALARDPDFASGNVDTGLIGRKQEELTRARPAGASVKALAALAVANADSGGRKSADPWSSLTGYAHFHSIPRRTALRYGEDAVDARVATRGDGRFEVEVEGTAFAFSADAVSGRAALWPGHVTVFDGPSGYTFSAPDPLARDVDTAAGAASLRAPMPGLVKIVRAAAGDAVAKGQPLLVLEAMKMEHTITAPHDGLITEIASEGAQVTDGTVLVRFKEEETV, encoded by the coding sequence TTGTTCCAGAAAATCCTGATCGCCAATCGCGGCGAGATCGCCTGTCGGGTTATCCGCACGGCGCGCAGCATGGGCATCGCCACCGTCGCCGTCTATTCCGATGCGGACGCCGGCGCGCTCCACGTCTCGATGGCCGACGAGGCTATACATATCGGCCCCTCCGCCGTCGGTGAAAGCTACCTCAAGGGCGACCGGATCATCGAGGCAGCGCAGAAGACCGGCGCCGAGGCGATCCACCCGGGCTACGGCTTCCTTTCGGAAAACCCGGACTTCGTCGATCAGGTGACGGCGGCGGGCCTCGTCTTCATCGGCCCGTCTTCGTCTTCGATCCGCGCCATGGGGCTGAAGGACGCTGCAAAGCGACTGATGGAGAAGGCCGGCGTACCGGTGGTGCCCGGCTATCACGGCGAGGCGCAGGAGATCGTCGTGCTCGCCTCCAAGGCGCGCGAGATCGGCTATCCCGTGTTGATCAAGGCGCGAGCCGGAGGCGGCGGCAAAGGCATGCGCCGGGTCGACGACCCCGACCGCTTCGCCGAGGAACTTGCCGCGGCAAGGCGCGAGGCCAAGGCCGCCTTCGGCGATGACCGGGTGCTGGTCGAGAAATATGTCGAGAAGCCGCGCCATATAGAAATCCAGGTCTTCGGCGACAATCATGGCGGGGCGGTGCATCTGTTCGAGCGCGACTGCTCGGCGCAACGCCGTCACCAGAAAGTCATCGAAGAGGCCCCAGCGCCGGGCATGACGCCCGAAATGCGTAAGGCGATGACCGAAGCGGCTGTGAAGGCGGCGAAGGCGATCAAATATTCGGGCGCCGGCACGATCGAATTCATCGTCGACGCATCGGATGGGCTGAAGCCCGACCGCTTCTGGTTCATGGAGATGAACACCAGGCTGCAGGTCGAGCACCCGGTGACGGAAATGGTCACCGGTCTCGACCTTGTCGAATGGCAGCTTCGCGTTGCCGCCGGCGAAAAACTGCCGAAGATCCAGAAGGAGATCACGCTCTCCGGCCACGCTTTCGAGGCACGCATCTATGCCGAGGACGCCTCGAAAGGTTTTCTACCGGCGATCGGCACGCTCCATCATCTGCGCTTCCCCGACCATACCGAGAGCGGAACGGTACGCATCGAGACGGGCGTGCGCGAGGGTGACGCCATCTCGCCCTACTACGATCCGATGATCGCCAAGCTGGTGGTCTACGGCGAAAATCGCGAGGCAGCGCTCGGTGCGTTGGCCGATGCGCTCGACCATGTGCGGATCGCGGGGTCGGTAACCAATACGCCTTTCCTTGCGGCACTCGCGCGCGATCCGGATTTCGCCTCAGGCAACGTCGATACGGGGCTGATCGGGCGCAAGCAGGAGGAACTGACGCGAGCGCGGCCGGCGGGCGCGAGCGTAAAGGCGCTTGCCGCGCTTGCGGTGGCGAACGCCGACAGCGGCGGCCGTAAATCGGCCGATCCGTGGTCGAGCCTCACCGGCTACGCCCATTTTCACTCGATCCCTCGGCGCACGGCGCTCCGCTACGGTGAAGACGCGGTGGACGCACGGGTAGCGACGCGTGGCGACGGGCGCTTCGAAGTGGAAGTCGAGGGCACTGCCTTCGCCTTTTCCGCCGATGCCGTTTCAGGTCGCGCCGCACTCTGGCCGGGCCACGTCACCGTGTTCGACGGGCCGTCCGGCTACACCTTCTCCGCACCCGACCCGCTGGCGCGAGACGTCGATACGGCCGCCGGAGCGGCGAGCCTCAGGGCGCCGATGCCCGGACTGGTCAAGATCGTGCGCGCGGCGGCCGGCGACGCCGTTGCGAAAGGCCAGCCGCTGCTTGTCCTCGAAGCAATGAAGATGGAGCATACCATCACCGCGCCGCATGACGGTCTCATCACCGAGATCGCCAGCGAGGGCGCGCAGGTGACCGACGGAACGGTGCTGGTTCGGTTCAAGGAAGAAGAGACCGTCTGA
- a CDS encoding sel1 repeat family protein yields MARYEVLEAGLGTVGSGAQADILFEMGMMYATGRDCAIDLVAAHKWFNIAAIKGSDRAAELRAELSATMNKQEIAQALREAREWMTMH; encoded by the coding sequence ATGGCACGTTATGAGGTTCTGGAAGCGGGTTTGGGGACCGTCGGATCGGGCGCTCAGGCCGACATTCTTTTCGAGATGGGCATGATGTATGCCACCGGCCGCGACTGCGCGATCGATCTGGTGGCAGCCCATAAATGGTTCAACATCGCCGCCATCAAGGGTTCGGACCGCGCCGCGGAACTGCGCGCCGAACTTTCGGCGACGATGAACAAGCAGGAAATCGCCCAGGCGCTGCGCGAAGCGCGCGAATGGATGACGATGCACTGA
- a CDS encoding AMP nucleosidase — MDNNPYPPTVETVITPEPVAAESFTNPEKAVEALKALYNRNTAFLRDSFVGLADAPDSHRRYRAFYPEVAVATSSFAQIDSRLAYGHMPTPGRYATTITRPDLFETYLAEQLRLLMRNHGIPVVVRESETPIPLHFAFLEGSYVEASAAERIKRPLRDMFDVPDLDGTDDQIANGTFETLRGEPMPLAPFTAQRIDYSLHRLSHYTATTPNHFQNFVLFTNYQFYVDEFCAFARGMMAKGGDGYSAFVEPGNIVTRAGEATQAQASVRLPQMPAYHLVKPDHGGITMVNIGIGPSNAKTITDHIAVLRPHAWLMLGHCAGLRNTQALGDYVLAHAYVREDHVLDDDLPVWVPVPPLAEVQVAIEEAVAEVTGLSGYDLKKIMRTGTVATIDNRNWELRDQRGPVQRLSQSRAIALDMESATIAANGFRFRVPYGTLLCVSDKPLHGELKLPGMATDFYKRQVAQHLTIGMRTLEKLANMPLERLHSRKLRSFSETAFQ, encoded by the coding sequence ATGGACAACAATCCCTATCCGCCCACGGTCGAGACCGTCATCACGCCAGAACCGGTTGCGGCGGAGAGTTTCACCAATCCGGAAAAAGCGGTCGAAGCGCTCAAAGCGCTCTACAACCGCAACACCGCGTTCCTGCGCGACTCCTTCGTCGGGCTTGCCGACGCGCCGGATTCGCATCGGCGCTACCGCGCCTTCTATCCTGAGGTGGCGGTCGCAACTTCCTCCTTCGCGCAGATCGATTCCCGTCTCGCCTATGGACACATGCCGACCCCCGGCCGCTACGCCACCACCATCACGCGGCCGGACCTGTTCGAGACCTATCTTGCCGAGCAACTGCGGCTCCTCATGCGCAACCACGGCATCCCGGTCGTCGTCAGGGAATCCGAGACGCCGATCCCGCTTCATTTCGCCTTCCTGGAAGGAAGCTATGTCGAGGCCTCGGCGGCCGAACGCATCAAGCGGCCGCTGCGCGACATGTTCGACGTACCGGATCTCGACGGAACCGACGATCAGATCGCCAACGGAACCTTCGAGACGTTGCGTGGCGAGCCGATGCCGCTCGCGCCCTTCACCGCACAGCGCATCGATTATTCGCTGCACAGGCTCTCCCACTACACGGCGACGACACCGAACCATTTCCAGAATTTCGTGCTGTTCACGAACTATCAGTTCTACGTGGACGAATTCTGCGCCTTTGCGCGCGGCATGATGGCAAAGGGTGGCGACGGCTATAGCGCCTTCGTGGAGCCCGGCAACATCGTCACCCGTGCCGGCGAAGCGACGCAAGCGCAGGCATCCGTCCGCCTGCCGCAGATGCCGGCCTATCATCTGGTTAAGCCCGACCATGGCGGTATCACCATGGTCAATATCGGCATCGGCCCCTCCAACGCCAAGACGATCACCGACCATATAGCGGTGCTTCGGCCGCATGCCTGGCTGATGCTCGGCCATTGCGCGGGCCTCAGGAACACGCAGGCGCTCGGCGATTATGTGCTGGCGCACGCCTATGTGCGCGAGGATCACGTGCTGGACGACGATTTGCCGGTCTGGGTGCCGGTGCCGCCGCTGGCCGAGGTGCAGGTGGCGATCGAGGAGGCCGTCGCCGAGGTGACCGGGCTTTCCGGCTACGACCTGAAGAAGATCATGCGCACGGGAACGGTCGCCACTATCGACAACCGCAACTGGGAACTGCGCGACCAGCGCGGACCCGTCCAGCGCCTGTCGCAGAGCCGGGCCATCGCGCTCGACATGGAATCGGCGACGATCGCGGCCAACGGCTTCCGTTTCCGCGTGCCCTACGGCACGCTCCTGTGCGTCTCCGACAAGCCGCTGCACGGCGAACTGAAGCTGCCCGGCATGGCGACGGATTTCTATAAGCGGCAGGTCGCGCAGCATTTGACGATCGGCATGCGCACGCTGGAGAAACTGGCCAATATGCCGCTCGAACGGCTGCATTCGCGCAAGCTCAGAAGCTTCTCAGAGACGGCCTTTCAATAG
- a CDS encoding endonuclease/exonuclease/phosphatase family protein produces the protein MVEASTDLRRQKRAVWASALCAAFYMPLIFGFFGWLHHSLDLFAHFRWHLAILLALAGLFALASRAWSIGLVSLVMAAAALMTTQGIAGVPFSGPQRMPFQAADGTGAVYRLLQLNLRYDNPTPEKVLSLIGRTHPDIVTLAEVSPMWAGKLKLIEAAYPDPLICASHIRIGGGAILSSRPMSGERCFDRGTFATAAVNLNGRPIHVVALHLGWPWPSDQWWQIRNLAAPMAMIRSPALVAGDFNAVSWSAAVTDMAKAGGLDIVDPIGASWFYRKAPEWLRSWLGLEIDHVMVKGGIVVHSARILEDVGSDHAPVLIEFSLAPQPESEQPVQTVAMPVAKGRS, from the coding sequence ATGGTGGAAGCATCGACCGACCTCCGGCGGCAGAAGCGCGCCGTCTGGGCAAGCGCTCTGTGCGCGGCCTTCTACATGCCGCTGATATTCGGCTTCTTCGGTTGGCTGCACCATTCGCTCGATCTCTTCGCGCATTTCCGCTGGCATCTCGCGATCCTGCTGGCGCTGGCGGGCCTGTTCGCGCTCGCCTCGCGCGCATGGAGCATCGGCCTCGTTTCGCTCGTCATGGCGGCTGCTGCGCTGATGACCACGCAGGGCATCGCCGGGGTGCCATTTTCCGGGCCTCAGCGCATGCCCTTCCAGGCGGCGGACGGAACGGGAGCCGTCTATCGCTTGCTGCAACTCAACCTGCGCTACGACAATCCAACGCCCGAAAAGGTTCTGTCGCTGATCGGGCGGACGCATCCGGATATCGTAACGCTCGCCGAGGTCTCGCCAATGTGGGCCGGGAAGCTGAAACTGATCGAGGCGGCCTATCCGGATCCGCTGATCTGCGCTTCACATATCCGCATCGGCGGCGGCGCGATCCTGTCGTCGCGTCCGATGAGCGGCGAACGCTGCTTCGACCGCGGAACCTTCGCCACCGCTGCCGTCAATTTGAACGGGCGGCCGATCCATGTGGTGGCGCTGCATCTCGGCTGGCCGTGGCCTTCGGACCAATGGTGGCAGATAAGGAATTTAGCCGCTCCGATGGCGATGATCCGAAGCCCCGCGCTCGTGGCCGGTGATTTCAACGCCGTTTCCTGGAGTGCCGCCGTCACGGATATGGCGAAGGCCGGCGGCCTCGATATCGTCGACCCGATCGGCGCAAGCTGGTTCTACCGCAAGGCGCCGGAATGGCTGCGCTCGTGGCTCGGCCTCGAGATCGACCACGTCATGGTCAAGGGCGGCATCGTCGTGCATTCGGCCCGCATCCTGGAGGATGTCGGCTCCGACCATGCGCCGGTGCTGATCGAATTCTCACTTGCGCCCCAGCCTGAATCGGAACAGCCCGTGCAGACGGTCGCCATGCCCGTCGCCAAGGGGCGATCATAA
- the rnhA gene encoding ribonuclease HI encodes MKEVEIFTDGACSGNPGPGGWGAIIRLVSNGHTKEFSGGEPETTNNRMELTAALKALQALKEPVQVDLYSDSDYVNKGISQWIHGWKRNGWKTADKKPVKNADLWQALDAERQRHKVKWHWVKGHAGHIENERADELAREGMKPFKPKKKRAKPAAPAGQK; translated from the coding sequence ATGAAGGAAGTCGAGATCTTCACCGACGGCGCCTGCTCGGGCAATCCCGGCCCTGGCGGCTGGGGCGCCATCATCCGGTTGGTGAGCAATGGCCACACAAAGGAATTCTCTGGCGGCGAGCCGGAGACCACCAACAATCGCATGGAACTGACCGCCGCGCTGAAAGCACTGCAGGCATTGAAGGAACCGGTACAGGTCGACCTCTATTCGGATAGCGACTACGTGAACAAAGGTATCTCCCAGTGGATTCACGGCTGGAAGCGGAACGGCTGGAAGACGGCCGACAAGAAGCCGGTGAAGAACGCTGACCTTTGGCAGGCGCTCGATGCTGAACGGCAGCGTCACAAGGTCAAATGGCATTGGGTCAAAGGGCATGCCGGTCACATCGAGAACGAACGGGCCGATGAACTGGCGCGCGAGGGCATGAAACCGTTCAAGCCAAAAAAGAAGAGGGCGAAGCCGGCCGCGCCGGCGGGCCAGAAGTAG
- a CDS encoding homoserine kinase, translated as MAVYTDITEVELGTFLKNYSIGELLSYKGIAEGVENSNFLLHAGSGSFILTLYEKRVERADLPFFLGLMQHLAAGGIDCPVPVRRKDGTMIGELAGRPAALVTFLEGMWMRRPTVEHCRQVGAALAALHLAGRDFALTRKNALGLAGWRPLWNQSRARADEVEPGLAAEVEADLGRLEAGWPSDLPAGVIHADLFPDNVFFLGEKLSGLIDFYFACTDLLAYDVAVCLNAWCFERDNSFNLTKGAALLGAYAGVRPLQEAEVSALPILAQGAALRFMLTRLYDWLNVPNGSFVKKKDPLEYVRRMRFHRTIRSAAEYGLQGTGL; from the coding sequence ATGGCTGTCTATACGGATATCACCGAGGTCGAACTCGGCACCTTCCTGAAGAATTATTCGATCGGCGAGCTCCTTTCCTACAAGGGCATCGCCGAAGGCGTGGAGAATTCGAACTTCCTGCTCCATGCGGGCTCCGGTTCCTTCATCCTCACCCTTTACGAAAAGCGTGTGGAGCGCGCCGACCTCCCTTTCTTCCTCGGGCTGATGCAGCATCTTGCGGCGGGAGGCATCGACTGTCCCGTTCCGGTCCGGCGGAAGGACGGCACCATGATCGGTGAGCTTGCCGGCCGGCCGGCCGCGCTCGTCACCTTCCTCGAAGGCATGTGGATGCGCCGCCCGACCGTCGAGCATTGCCGGCAGGTCGGCGCGGCGCTGGCCGCACTGCACCTTGCGGGCCGGGATTTCGCGCTGACACGGAAGAATGCGCTCGGCCTCGCCGGCTGGCGTCCGCTCTGGAACCAGTCGCGGGCACGGGCCGACGAGGTTGAGCCCGGTCTGGCCGCCGAGGTGGAGGCCGACCTCGGCCGACTGGAGGCAGGTTGGCCATCGGATTTACCCGCCGGCGTGATCCATGCCGACCTCTTCCCAGACAATGTGTTCTTCCTCGGTGAAAAACTTTCCGGTCTGATCGACTTCTATTTCGCCTGCACCGATCTCCTTGCCTACGATGTGGCGGTCTGCCTCAACGCGTGGTGCTTCGAGCGTGATAATTCCTTCAACCTGACCAAGGGCGCGGCGTTGCTCGGTGCTTATGCCGGCGTGCGCCCGCTGCAAGAGGCGGAGGTCTCGGCACTACCGATTCTCGCCCAGGGCGCCGCGCTACGTTTCATGCTGACGAGGCTCTATGACTGGCTGAACGTGCCCAACGGCTCCTTCGTCAAGAAGAAGGACCCGCTCGAATATGTCCGCCGCATGCGCTTCCACCGGACGATCCGCTCCGCCGCTGAATACGGGCTCCAGGGGACGGGACTCTAG
- the ispH gene encoding 4-hydroxy-3-methylbut-2-enyl diphosphate reductase — translation MLDHTRKPLTVRLCGPRGFCAGVDRAIQIVVLALKKHGAPVYVRHEIVHNRYVVEGLQAKGAVFIEELGEIPHEHRDRPVVFSAHGVPKSVPADAEARNLFYLDATCPLVSKVHKQAMRHHRLGRHVLLVGHAGHPEVIGTMGQLPEGAVTLVETEEQARSFEPTSDAPLGFVTQTTLSVEDTAGILRALAERFPGIQAPAAESICYATTNRQDAVKAAAAGADLFLVVGAPNSSNSRRLVEVAERAGAKRSLLVQRAAEIDWDDVGDIGVLGLSAGASAPEIIVDEIIAAFGERFDVTVELAETAIETEDFPVMRALRDVELTAADMAFVNGNA, via the coding sequence TTGCTCGACCATACCCGGAAACCGTTGACGGTCAGGTTGTGCGGCCCGCGCGGCTTTTGCGCCGGCGTCGACCGCGCGATCCAGATCGTCGTCCTGGCGCTGAAGAAACACGGCGCGCCGGTCTATGTCCGCCACGAGATTGTCCATAACCGCTACGTCGTGGAAGGATTGCAGGCAAAGGGCGCTGTCTTCATCGAGGAACTCGGCGAGATACCGCACGAGCATCGCGACCGGCCGGTTGTGTTTTCGGCTCATGGCGTGCCGAAATCCGTGCCCGCCGATGCCGAAGCGCGCAACCTCTTTTATCTCGACGCCACATGTCCTCTCGTCTCCAAGGTGCACAAGCAGGCCATGCGCCATCATCGTCTCGGCCGCCACGTGCTTCTCGTCGGCCATGCCGGGCACCCGGAGGTCATCGGAACGATGGGGCAATTGCCGGAAGGAGCGGTAACGCTGGTCGAGACGGAAGAACAGGCGCGCAGTTTCGAGCCGACCTCCGACGCGCCGCTCGGCTTCGTGACGCAGACCACGCTTTCGGTCGAGGACACGGCCGGTATCCTGCGCGCGCTCGCGGAACGTTTTCCGGGCATACAGGCGCCCGCCGCCGAATCGATCTGCTACGCGACCACCAACCGCCAGGATGCGGTGAAGGCGGCCGCCGCCGGCGCCGATCTTTTCCTGGTCGTCGGCGCACCGAATTCCTCCAATTCACGCCGTCTGGTCGAGGTCGCAGAAAGGGCGGGCGCCAAGCGCTCGCTGCTCGTCCAGCGCGCCGCGGAGATCGACTGGGACGATGTCGGGGATATCGGCGTACTTGGACTTTCCGCCGGCGCCTCGGCGCCGGAAATCATCGTCGACGAGATCATCGCCGCCTTCGGCGAACGCTTCGACGTAACGGTCGAACTCGCCGAGACCGCGATCGAGACGGAGGATTTTCCGGTCATGCGCGCGCTTCGCGATGTGGAACTGACAGCGGCCGATATGGCGTTCGTCAACGGGAACGCCTGA
- a CDS encoding SURF1 family protein has protein sequence MTTPAAEERAERRPFPYVAAFLAILVFAALIALGTWQVERLHWKEGLLATIDQRIHSTPRPLSEIERLFAEKHDVEYWPVTAKGTFLHSGERHFLATWKGDSGFNVYTPLKLDDGRYIFVNRGFVPYARKDPATRPQGQVEGEAMVTGLARNPLVEKPSFIVPENDLRKNVFYWKDLSAMTATAGLPAGAKVLPFFIDAGAAPNSGGLPIGGVTVIDLPNNHFQYALTWYGLALVLLVVAATRLRNRWRGPHEESGS, from the coding sequence ATGACGACGCCTGCCGCCGAGGAGCGAGCCGAGCGCAGGCCGTTCCCCTATGTCGCGGCCTTCCTCGCCATACTCGTCTTCGCGGCCCTTATTGCACTTGGAACCTGGCAGGTGGAGCGGCTGCACTGGAAGGAAGGGCTGCTCGCCACGATCGACCAGCGCATCCATTCCACCCCGCGGCCGCTTAGCGAAATCGAGCGCCTGTTCGCCGAGAAGCATGACGTCGAATATTGGCCGGTGACCGCAAAGGGGACATTTCTCCATAGCGGCGAGCGCCATTTCCTGGCGACGTGGAAGGGCGATTCCGGCTTCAACGTCTATACGCCGCTGAAGCTCGACGACGGCCGCTACATTTTCGTCAATCGGGGCTTCGTGCCTTACGCTCGCAAGGATCCGGCGACGCGGCCGCAGGGTCAGGTCGAGGGCGAGGCCATGGTGACAGGCCTGGCGCGCAACCCGCTTGTCGAAAAGCCTTCTTTCATCGTGCCCGAGAACGACCTCAGGAAGAACGTCTTCTACTGGAAGGATCTGTCGGCCATGACCGCCACCGCCGGCCTGCCGGCAGGCGCCAAGGTGCTGCCCTTCTTCATCGACGCCGGCGCAGCGCCCAACTCCGGCGGCTTGCCTATCGGCGGTGTCACGGTGATCGACCTGCCCAACAACCATTTCCAGTATGCGCTGACCTGGTACGGGCTCGCGCTCGTCCTGCTCGTCGTGGCGGCGACGCGACTGAGGAACCGCTGGCGCGGCCCGCATGAAGAGAGCGGCTCTTGA
- a CDS encoding DUF983 domain-containing protein, whose product MEEDKALWAPVEPIQAGLKGRCPRCGEGKLFSGFLSVGRECSNCRLDYSFADAGDGPAVFVILIVGFIVVGSALWMEVTLAPPLWVHFVLWIPLAIVLSLAALRLLKGVLITLQYANKAAPGEIDRR is encoded by the coding sequence ATGGAAGAAGACAAGGCATTGTGGGCCCCGGTCGAGCCGATCCAGGCCGGTCTCAAGGGACGCTGCCCGCGCTGCGGCGAGGGTAAGCTGTTCTCCGGCTTCCTGTCGGTGGGTCGGGAGTGTTCGAATTGCCGGCTCGACTATTCCTTCGCGGACGCCGGCGACGGGCCGGCGGTCTTCGTCATCCTCATCGTCGGCTTCATTGTCGTGGGCTCGGCGCTCTGGATGGAAGTAACCCTCGCCCCGCCGCTCTGGGTGCATTTCGTCTTGTGGATCCCGCTTGCGATCGTCCTTTCGCTGGCGGCGCTGCGTTTGTTGAAGGGTGTGCTCATCACGCTTCAATACGCCAACAAGGCAGCGCCGGGCGAGATCGACAGGAGATGA
- a CDS encoding cytochrome c oxidase subunit 3 — translation MADTHAKHHDYHLVKPSPNPFIGAIGALVMAIGGVAWMRYMEQGDFPFFGYNLAETHFWIFAVGVLIVLYTMFSWWSDTIKEAHEGYHTPVVSLHLRYGMIMFIASEVMFFVAWFWAFFDASLFPGEAEQVARAAFTGGVWPPKGMEVLDPFHLPLYNTIILLLSGTTVTWAHHSLINNDRKGLIWGLVLTVALGVLFTSCQAYEYIHAPFAFKNSIYGATFFMATGFHGFHVIIGTIFLFVCLMRAIGGDFTPKQHFGFEAAAWYWHFVDVVWLFLFTCIYVWASHGAVIAVE, via the coding sequence ATGGCAGACACGCACGCGAAACATCACGACTACCATCTGGTTAAGCCAAGTCCGAATCCGTTCATCGGCGCCATCGGCGCGCTGGTCATGGCGATCGGCGGTGTCGCCTGGATGCGCTACATGGAGCAGGGCGATTTCCCGTTCTTCGGTTACAATCTGGCCGAGACGCATTTCTGGATTTTCGCCGTCGGTGTGCTGATCGTGCTTTACACCATGTTCTCCTGGTGGTCGGACACGATCAAGGAGGCCCATGAGGGCTACCACACGCCGGTCGTGTCGCTGCACCTGCGCTACGGCATGATCATGTTCATCGCCTCGGAGGTGATGTTCTTCGTGGCGTGGTTCTGGGCCTTCTTCGACGCCAGCCTGTTTCCGGGCGAGGCCGAGCAGGTGGCGCGCGCCGCCTTCACCGGTGGGGTATGGCCGCCGAAGGGCATGGAGGTGCTCGATCCCTTCCATCTGCCGCTTTACAACACGATCATCCTGCTCCTGTCGGGCACGACGGTGACCTGGGCACATCACTCGCTCATCAACAACGACCGCAAGGGGCTGATCTGGGGTCTCGTGCTGACGGTGGCGCTCGGTGTCCTGTTCACTTCCTGCCAGGCATACGAGTACATACACGCCCCGTTCGCCTTCAAGAATTCGATCTACGGCGCGACCTTCTTCATGGCGACGGGCTTCCACGGCTTCCATGTCATCATCGGTACGATCTTCCTGTTCGTGTGCCTGATGCGTGCGATCGGCGGCGATTTCACGCCGAAACAGCACTTCGGCTTCGAGGCCGCGGCCTGGTACTGGCACTTCGTCGACGTGGTATGGCTCTTCCTCTTCACGTGCATCTATGTTTGGGCATCGCATGGTGCGGTAATCGCGGTGGAGTGA
- a CDS encoding cytochrome c oxidase assembly protein — translation MAGNLDNSGKKGARLNLAVASTCAAVIVGMIGLSYAAVPLYRMFCQATGYGGTTQRSAQGASKVLDQTVKVRFDANTSNIPWSFKPEQWQVEVKIGETKQIQYVAQNLSNHTIRGRASFNVTPEFAGAYFYKIQCFCFNDTTLKPGEKLEMPVVFYIDPAIVKAEEAKGLKAITLSYTMFQVPGEKVSAAESKSKTVASN, via the coding sequence ATGGCGGGGAACCTGGACAATAGCGGGAAGAAGGGGGCGCGGCTGAACCTTGCCGTCGCCAGCACCTGCGCTGCGGTCATCGTCGGCATGATCGGGCTTTCCTATGCGGCTGTGCCGCTTTACCGCATGTTCTGTCAGGCCACCGGCTACGGTGGAACGACGCAGCGCTCCGCCCAGGGCGCGTCCAAGGTGCTCGACCAGACCGTGAAGGTCAGGTTCGACGCCAACACGTCGAACATTCCCTGGTCTTTCAAGCCCGAGCAGTGGCAGGTCGAGGTGAAGATCGGCGAGACCAAGCAGATCCAGTATGTCGCGCAGAACCTGTCGAACCATACGATACGCGGTCGCGCCAGCTTCAATGTGACGCCTGAATTCGCCGGGGCGTATTTCTACAAGATACAATGCTTCTGCTTCAACGACACCACGCTGAAGCCGGGTGAAAAGCTTGAGATGCCCGTCGTCTTCTATATCGATCCCGCCATCGTCAAGGCGGAAGAAGCCAAGGGGCTGAAGGCGATCACTCTATCCTATACGATGTTCCAGGTGCCGGGGGAGAAGGTCTCGGCCGCGGAATCAAAATCCAAGACGGTTGCGAGCAACTAA